Within the Natranaeroarchaeum sulfidigenes genome, the region CCCGACGTGCTAGTAGTCGAGCACGACCTCCCAGGCGGCACGGGACTCGACGTCCTGGGTGCTGTGACCGAACGCTGGCCGGAGCTCCCGATCGTTTACTACACTGCCCAGCCGGACGCTGAAGTCGCAGCCAGAGCCAGTCAGGTTGGGATCACGGAGTACGTGTACGAAGCAGCGCTGGACGAGCAAACGCTCCTTGACCGTGCGCGTGCCGTCGTGTCCGGGAACACGAACGCGGACACCGTCCCCGACGCCATAGCAACCCGAGAGGATGCGCTCGAACGACTGTACTCGACAGTTGCCCCGAACGAGTCGGTAGCGGAGACCATCGACGATTTGCTCTCACTCGCAATGGACGTATTCGAGACGGGTGGAGCCGTACTATCGCGAATCGAGAACGGCGAGTACACGATCGAACACGTTCAGGGGTTCGACGGAGCCGTCGAGGCAGGCGAGACGCTACCGCTCTCGGCGACGTTCTGTGAGCGGACGATCGCCGGCAAAGCCGCGCTCCAGTTCGGCCAGTTGGCCGATGCACCATACGATCTGTCCGAGCGACCGGTTGCCGAGGAGTTCGGTATCGAGTGTTACGTGGGGACGCCCGTCGTCGTCGACGGCGAGCCGTACGGTACCCTCTGTCTGTTTGATCGGGAGCCTCGCTCGGGCTTCGACGAATGGGAAGTGACCTTCATCGAACTGCTGGCGACCTGGGTCAGCCGCGAGCTCGAACGCGAGCGGCGGGAGCAAGAGCGTGACACCGTAGACTCCGAGCTCAGGGAGGTCTTCGAGCGTGTCGACGACGGCTTTTTCGGGATCGACGACGAGTGGCAGTTCACGTATCTCAACGCCCGCGCGGAATCGCTGCTGCAGCGCGAGGCCGAGGAACTGATCGGACGGAACGTCTGGGAGGAGTTCCCCGAGGCGATTACACGGGCGTTCTACGAGCGCTATCACCGCGCGATGGAGACACAGGAGCCGGTCGATTTCGAGGAGTACTTCCCCCCGCTGGGGATCTGGTTTCAGGTTCGTGCGTATCCGGGCGACACCGGGCTCTCCGTCTATTTCGAGGACGTTACCGAGCGCAAAGAACGCGAGCAGGAGCTCGAACGCTACGAGCGGGTGTTCGAGAACGTCAGTGATATGATCGCCGTGCTCGACGAGAACGACGAGTTCGCACTCGTGACCCCATCGCTCGCGGAGAAGCTCGGTTACGACCGCGACGAGCTCATCGGCACACACGTCTCGGCTGTCACCGGTGACACGACCATCGAGGAGAGCTACGAACTCGGCCGGGAGCTGGTCGACGAGCCGCACGGATCCACGCGCCGATGGGAAACTGAGATCATCGACGCCGACGGGGGTGTACTACCGGTCGAGCTGGAGTTTTCGGTCCTCGAAACCGAGGCAGGGGGCTACCAGACGCTCTGTGCGGTGCGGGATATCTCCGAATTAGCCGACACCAGAGAGGAGCTAGCGGACCAGCGCGATCGCTTCCAGTACCTCTTCGAGTATATACCGGATCCAGTCGTCGAGGTCGAGTTCACCGACGGCGAGCCGATCGTTCGGTCGACAAACAGCGCCTTCACCGATGTCTTCGGCCACGAGCAGTCTGCCATCGAGGGGCGCTCGCTCAATGAGCTGATCCTTCTACCGGGCCAGCAAACGGCTGCGACTGAGCTTGACGAGGAAGCGATCGAGGGGAACGTACAGCGTGCGGAGCTTCGCCGACTCACAGTCGATGGCCCCCGAGAGTTCCTCTTTCGTGGCCTCCCCTACGACACTGGCGAGGAGGGCGTGTGGGGCTTCGGTATCTACACCGACATCAGCGAGCAAAAGCGCCACGAACAACAGCTACAGGTTCTCAACCGGATCCTCAGGCACAATCTCCGGAACGATCTCAACGTCGTCATCGGGCTGGCCGAACATCTCGCGGCCGACAGTGACGATCCGGAAAGCGTCGAGCAGGCGAACGAGCTAGTCTCACAGGCCCGGTCGCTCGTCGATCTCGGGGACAAGGCCAGACAGACCGAGCGAGTTCTGGATCCCGAGACGGAAGTGTACGCCGAGCAAGCGCGGTCGCTGTTCGACGGGCTCGTCCGTGAGTACGGCGAAGGGTACGACGGGCTGTCAATAACCACGGAGTTCGGACACGAAGAGCCGTTCGAGATCGATCGTCGTGTACGGATTGCCGTCGATAACCTCGTCGAGAATGCGATCGAGCACAACGACGGCCCGGTCTCCGTGACGCTCAGGACCGCGGTCGACGAGGAGGGTCGCCTCCGGATCAGCGTCGAAGACGACGGGACGGGCATCCCGAAGACGGAACGCTCGGTGCTCTCGGGCGAACAGGAGATCACGCCACTCAGCCACGGGAGCGGGCTCGGACTGTGGCTAGT harbors:
- a CDS encoding PAS domain S-box protein → MGPTIDVVHVGRHQDDVGTTDPPVTETHQRDPHAVRAVGTVDQTLSAVESRRPDVLVVEHDLPGGTGLDVLGAVTERWPELPIVYYTAQPDAEVAARASQVGITEYVYEAALDEQTLLDRARAVVSGNTNADTVPDAIATREDALERLYSTVAPNESVAETIDDLLSLAMDVFETGGAVLSRIENGEYTIEHVQGFDGAVEAGETLPLSATFCERTIAGKAALQFGQLADAPYDLSERPVAEEFGIECYVGTPVVVDGEPYGTLCLFDREPRSGFDEWEVTFIELLATWVSRELERERREQERDTVDSELREVFERVDDGFFGIDDEWQFTYLNARAESLLQREAEELIGRNVWEEFPEAITRAFYERYHRAMETQEPVDFEEYFPPLGIWFQVRAYPGDTGLSVYFEDVTERKEREQELERYERVFENVSDMIAVLDENDEFALVTPSLAEKLGYDRDELIGTHVSAVTGDTTIEESYELGRELVDEPHGSTRRWETEIIDADGGVLPVELEFSVLETEAGGYQTLCAVRDISELADTREELADQRDRFQYLFEYIPDPVVEVEFTDGEPIVRSTNSAFTDVFGHEQSAIEGRSLNELILLPGQQTAATELDEEAIEGNVQRAELRRLTVDGPREFLFRGLPYDTGEEGVWGFGIYTDISEQKRHEQQLQVLNRILRHNLRNDLNVVIGLAEHLAADSDDPESVEQANELVSQARSLVDLGDKARQTERVLDPETEVYAEQARSLFDGLVREYGEGYDGLSITTEFGHEEPFEIDRRVRIAVDNLVENAIEHNDGPVSVTLRTAVDEEGRLRISVEDDGTGIPKTERSVLSGEQEITPLSHGSGLGLWLVVWVAQTVGGEVEFGERPDGGSIVTLTVPHRQTALLDSGESAGESRSDV